The segment GAGGACGTACTGAAGGCGGTCGTACGCAATCTGCCCACACCGATCTAAGGTTTGGCCGGGAACATAGCGCCAATCCATTCTTTTAACAAAGCTATTTAAACTTTTTCTTGTACTTCGCCCACCCAATGGCTCTGAGAATACGAAGTGGTATTAAAGTCCaactaaaacaaaacgtagTTATTACTGACCGGAAGCAGAATATCACAATTACCATTAACAGTTCGGTTcctaaacacacaccaactgtgttaaaaaaaacttgggGACAATTTCAAGATCAAATGAACTTCTTCCCCCTTTATATGACACACAGAAAAGTTACATCCGTCAACCCCTTGATATCCTTTTGGCTACAGCAGAGTTTGACTTTCCAATTAATCCGTTCGCTCCATGACAAATCATCCGGGTTACCGGTCTAGCACAAGACCCGCCCAGCCGGTCAATAGGCCGATGGGATGGACGGCGAATGGATCCGGAAAAGTTTTGGACGCCAAGTACGAACTAGTTCCGTAGTTCCGGAGCAGAGGTTAGCTGTAGTCGTTCGTTTTTTGACATGTTGACGGGTGGTAGGAAAATTAATCATCCCTTTACTTCCACCGGCCACCTCATCCACCATCGGGTGAGGCGCGATTGAATGTTGGTGACATGCTTGCCCGCTTGGTGTAGGAAGTCTTCCCTCAACTGCCGTTCATTGTATATTGGACATCATTGTGCTTTCGTTCGTGTgagggttttgtgttttacttTACCCTTTATTGGTTAGTTATTTTAAAAGTTAGTTGTCTGGTTTTAGTTTGGGGTTTAGAATTACTTTAGTAACTAATCAATCTATATACAAACTATTCTGGAGGCGTCATCTTCCCCAGCCATATTTTTCCATGTTTCTTTAATCACACTAGAACCTTCGGCCTCCCTGTACGGGTtgatcacgtcatgagaaaGCCATCAAAtaagtagatttttttttaatttagcgGCCTTGGAGTTCTCTCACAGTCACTCACAGTCGAGCACTGTCGTCTACCAATTATTGATCCTTTCTAGCGAATGCAAGCAAGCCTACTATCCTAAAATGACCTGGCAGGTTGGGTTGTTAGGTTCCtgtctcatgacgtgaccagagTGGTAGGTAGCCGACTCTAATTCGCTACTACGGGGTAGATCTTATGTCTTATTCATCAGCATGATGACTGTTGAAGAGTTTCTCCATAATTTTGATCGTTGCCATGCTGAAGTTGTCCTTTGAAGGATCTTGTCTAGGGTATTCCTGGACGCAGATTCTCTTTTTCCTTTGGTACTTCAATCTCAAAAGGCCTCAGCCTGCCACttcaggctttctgtgacttgattttagctGGATGGTAAAGTCCTGCGTATGGGAAGGCGGTTTGGatggcaccgttatcgcctcggccggTCCGGTGGCCCCCTGGACATGGATGAACTTCTTGAAAATAGTACTCCACATGTTTCCACGTGACCCAAGCTATGACTTCAGAATGGATGCTTGAGATAATGCATAAATTCGGAAATTATCTTGATTAATTCAACGTAAGAGTCAAACTTAGAAAACTGGTGTAAAAAATTTGGAGATCTCTGAGATGATTATATCCGAATCCTTTTGGGACTGTCAAAGATATAACAATTGAGGTAAGTACTATTAAGAACTTATACTGTATTAATCATACTTATGCTTATTGGTAATTACcctctttttctttcacatCATCCAGAGTTTTGTATTCTAGAGTCTAGACCGAAAATCTGTATTTAAGTCCCCTTTCTAATTTAATTACCAGCTATATGTACGCTTTACCTTAATTTAAAAGCATCCGCCAGCGACGGGTAGTGATTCCCAGTGGGAAAGTATCAAAAACAGCACACGAACACCGTGTACTTGCTGGCTCACCCGGACACCCCCGGGAGGCACGACCGTGTTCTGGGACGATTGTTATTCAATCACCACCACTTATTTGCTCAGCCAATCGAATCCGTACCAGCATTCCTTTCAATCATCGCAGGCATCGCATTCCCATTTTGTGGGTTATTGCGGTTTGCTTCATCTTCCCGACGATGGGACGAGCCTCTCGGTCACTGCAGAAGCGCAAACACAGTGTGGAGGCAATCGAGGACACCACAGGACGCTAACCGAAGCGGAACGTGATTCTTCGGTTTATACACGCGCGCCGTTGGCTCGGTTCTCCCAAGCGAAACAACAGCATGACCATGCACATGCTCTCCTGCCCAGTGACAGACGGACAAACTGTCCCCTGTCCATAGGGGGTTTGTGGTTTTCAGCAGCATCCGAACAGAGCAGCCCGATCTCGGAAGACGTCGGTCGTCTGTTTTCGTCTGGTCACGTCACGGAAATAGTTACCGatggtaaatatttataacGAAATGGTTGCCGCACCGGCTTTGGGGGTGGCTAGTGTAAAGCGTAATTGAATGTGGAACTGCACTTGCAGCATATCTTTagcttgttgctgctgctgctgctgctgctgcgagacTGCCCGCTTACAATGAAGCAACATTAAACTTTGTTTGAGGATAATTAAATGATTGCTTTATGTACTTAATATCTGATATCTGGCTTTTGgctttgaatttgaagaaGTTACATTGTATTAGGGTGTATGAAACTCCCGAAAAAGATGTGACGTGTCCTGGAACCAAGCAACAGATTGCAACGATTCTGCATTCTTACACTCTGCCACCTGTTGCTGCATTGCGTATTTAAGCTTGAAACTTATCTGGCTTAAGTTATGCATTTAAATCTCGTAGCCGTAATATTTATCAATCCTCTCGTATGTATATACTAATTGACTACGTTGTCGGTTAATTTCTGGCAGCTTAAGAACGAGGAATCAAACGAGGAGCTACCCTCTCGACAGTGAACTCCAAGAACTCGACAGTGAACCTCTGGCTACGGAGGTGATGGATAtcgtctctcgctctctgttgaagaaaagggaaaCGTTGAAATGTGGTGATGAGCTACCACAGGATCTCTCGGTCCTGTGGGTTCAGTACAATCGACACAAACGTTGAAGTGAATTCTCGACGCGATGGGCAACGCTTCAATTAAGTCTATGTCTGAGAAGTAGTTAAAAATCATCCAGAAGGATCGGCTTAGGGACATCCTGATTCGGAAAAGGTCCTTCAAATGCAGATGTCAAAGATGTCGGACGATTTGATTAGCTTGGATTGAAAATGGACGATAACGACCAGCTGTGGTcggtggtgggtcaagatatttggaggttCCGAGCGGATTGGGAGTcgaggcccctctaattgtgattttagagggaaacaacagaaTTTCCCTCGCCGACTCCTCTTCTTTCAGTACCGAGTTCCACTAATCTCACACCAAGTTCGATAAGAGGCTCTACCAATGTTGGTAGGTCCATTTACTCGACAAATGTATTGAACGAAGCAGGAGGAAACCAGATCTAGCATCAGCTCATGTGTTTCTTTAAGAGATTACAGAGACAGATAGAAGGTCCGTGAGGAAACATAGATTTTGCCCCAATATTCTCTTCTTCCCTATGTGGCTCTACAACcgcgagaggtcttggcctgccatttcaagCTTCccgtggcttgattttacccttagctaGTACAATCAGTCCTGCTCAGTGtctgtctgccatttctggctttccgtgacttgattgctggatagctggatagtcagtctcctcctacgtacggggaggcggtcgggATGAGATCTGAacttcggtcctgccgtgtgaagaccgacatAGCTGTCGCTTTCACTCCTCACTCAACCTAATCGCTACATCGATCGTCGTTATCGATCGCTGTCAACTGCTGTAAGGCTAGTCAGGTTTGAATTTCCATGTACTCTAGTAGAGGGCCTGCTCGACGGATAAttaatcccatccggaccatcACTCCATTAGCAGGGTTTTGCGAGCAATAAATGGCCACTTTTGTTTAAAATGGACCGTGCGAAGCGAAATAAATGACATCGATTCCATGCAATCATCAGGGGCTAGGGCTTTTCATAGAACATAGCACCAGACTTACAACGAACAAAAATCTAGTCGCTGCTGGCaaggttaaaaataataacaagaGCTGTATTATAAACCTTTGCCCCGCGCCATTTTTATATACATTGTTCCTCTCAAACATGGTACCATCGTTGCCACGCCAGGCCGAGTTTCGTGGAAAGCTCGGCAGCAAGAACCAAACAACCAACCATTCTCTAGGACAACACACTCGTCCACTCTATTAACGGTGTTACAACGGTTTTGCTATTATTTTTAGCTACATTCTTCTATTCTTCCCATCATCATACAATAAAATTATTGTATTGTGTCCCCGGCTCGACTCGACTCGCCTCGGCAGCTCCGGTACATTGTAACGCGTCCAACGCGGAACATTTCTTTTCCCCCCGGTCCGTTCTTGGGctgtagtttttgttttggtattTAGCCGCGGGCGCCTTTTTGCTTGCCTAGCACAACACCATCCTACACCGGAGTGGCCGGGAACATGGTCTTcgagctggcaggctggccGGCTGGCTAGACCCCGCCGTCGTCCTTGTTGGCGGTACAAATATTTGAGGTTCACGAGATATATTAGTTTACTCGGTGTAGTACAAACACTGTTGCCTCTATGCGTTGGACGATGATGTTAAACAGACAGGTTTTCTTAAACGATGGAAGCTTCGAAAAATTTGTATAGTAAAATATGAACTTAtctaaaatttttattttgctgtcGCGCTGTGCCGTCGCTCGGTGAAGCGGGAAAGCCAACGATCACGTTGTGCAGcagcttgtttgtttgcttgtacTCCTCCGCTAAATTTGTTGGGTCGGAAACGAGATTATAAAGTTTGGAACCGGGGCGAAGGTAAATATTTGATCAATTTTCACCCAAACCTCCCGCCTCAACCAAACCCAGCCCAGCCACAGGATTAATTGAGCATCGTTTCTCATAATCGTGCTGTGTATACACTACCCCGTACCATACATTCTAGGAAGGTGAGTAACGAGGGTGAGGCaataaaatgtgtttcaaaatttatctatCAAAACTATAACTtactttaaaaattgttggaaggaaaaaaatgctctTTTGCATTataaactgaaaaaccctgtaatacaagaaaatgaaacattcTGAACAAACGATAAAAAGCAAACATAACAGAAAAGTAGCGAAATTCTTTTCGGCAGGAAATTATTCTTGTCAATTTGGTGACGTGACCAGGATACTGATGCTATTATAAGTAGGTCGGATATTATCTTCTTGTGCCGTGAAGGTGTATACAAACCAGAAAATGATTATACAATTTTAttatcaacaaaaacaaattaattaaatatgaCATATTTGATGATTTTTAGTAAAATAAGGAAATACGAAGTAGTAAACAAGCAGAAGAATAGCTTCCCTTCGGATATtaggtgccgtgaccaggatactCAACCATTGCAGGGTTTTTCGATTTGCTTTCGACTCGCTGCGCACACATTTTTTTACGCACCTCACTCGATTTGCGAGATGCAAGCAATGGATTACAATAGAATCCACTGATGGTGGCTTTGATGGGTGTTGAAATTAAGTGCGCTCTATCAAAAATTCGTATCGCTTATCGCTGCGAACAAGAAATTGAGTGCGGTGCGTCAAAAAATGTGAGCGCAACCAGTCAAAATTAAATCTGAAACACACCGTATAACTCGTTCGGATATTTTaaccgttttttcttttgtaaatTCAACCACAACTCAAACcgtttaaaacatttaacgaATCATCCTTGGCCGTACCGTTCAGCGCACGTTTATTGAAACCCATATCATTCATGCGCGCCTTATGTATGTTTGGAGCGCGTATTCTTACTCCCTTTTCCTGTGGTTCCAAGtaggttttttccccccaattatttgtttttactatcccacacacacacacacacagtaacgGTCCCATTTCTCTccttatttgccatatccttccccatctctttctctcttttttttcgcacgCAATTTACGCAGTCTTTGCTTACGACGAAACTTACAAAATGGTACAAACACGAGGGGCTTTTGGGTTGGGGTAAGGTTTCCAGCATTCAGTACATCTAATGCAAAACACTACTATAGAGTATAACAGCaaacattcattttgggtttcCTTAGGGGTGCTTCTGTGTTCTTTCTTTCCCCCTTGTTCGATTGCTGCTGTTTGGCCCAGATATATGATTGGAAGGTTTGGGGAAACTTAaccgagaaaaaaatcccttttccACCCTTTATTTCCGTGCATCGGACCTCACGAAAGAAAATTAACCGAaaacggaagcaaaaaaatccaTAAAGGACATCCCTAAGATCGAACGAGCACGATCGTTTCCAATCTAGcaaaaggagagagaaaacaaaaaaagttagAAAAAGTCTTATTTTCCAAGATAGAGTTAACACCTTCAAcggtaccacacacacaccgacagaAAGGCGGGTGACCCCCTAGAGGGAAATCGATTCCTcagcgtgtgcgtgcgttttttGCTATCATTTCCGGAAAATATAATTACCCAGATCAAATTTTCCACACGAAGAACAACCTGCCGTTCTTGTGAATTCTTCTACAACGTGCAAGACATAAAAtaaagtttgtgtgtgtgtgcgaaaaggACCCACCAGGAAGGGGAAGGATTATAACATTATTTCATTTGCTTACTTCAGACAATTCTCGTGTCGAGCTGATTTGCTCCTGAAGCTTGGGGGGAACACGCGTAAGGAAAAGTTATCGAATTTCGtagataaaattcaattcatgcctcccgaaaaaaaacaaggatgAATCGCAACGGATGCTGTGCGTGGGGTCTCGTGAAGGGATTTTTCTATTCCAAACTCAGCTCGCTCTAATGTAATTAGAATTGGTCTTGTATTTTTTTGCCCCTGGCGCCATCGCGCCTAAGCTGCTGTTTTGCCGCGTTTCATTTCGTTGGTCCACATCGGTATGCAAtccttaaacaaaaaaataacgacCGGGTGGAGAGTAGAAGCAGTTTTTTGGAGGCAATACTCCAATACGGGATAAGGTACGGATAACGTGCCAAACAGCGTGGTCTTTCCATTTAAAAATGGCACTACATTTATATGCCTGATCTGGGGCAGGTGAAACAGTGGACGTGTGAGGCGCATTACGGCAGTTTACTCCTATAGTTTAAGGATGCTTGTATATGTATATAGGTATATATGTACTGGTAAGGTGTAAGGTATTTACTTTCCTTcgttatgtttgtttttattttgctgttgCAATCACTGGCATGGAGCGTTGCGTGCTGGCTTGGTATGATTTCTTATATAgggaggggttttttgtttgtttgttttataataACGGATTTCTTGTCCAAATTCCTAGCAGCTTCCCCTTTTTGCTATCGATGAGGTAAACGTATAAATTCTTAACAGCTTGTGCCTTGTGCTTGTTTTGTCGCCAGCCCTCAAACATTGTGTGCGTCGCCTGATTATTGAGTAAGATTTGCTGTGGTGGTTATGGCTTTTATTAACCGCGAGCGGAATAATCACTCATCCGCGGATAATCCGATTAATAATCCGCTTCCTTTGCACGCGCAAAAATGCCCCAAAGAGGTGATTATGTACGCTTGAGATGgggtataaattttaaatcttgCCCTTTGTTTAGTGGCCgttgttttcctgttttttttacctgctgttgttttttacgtagtttttctctccctctctctgtctccctcTAAATATTAATCTTTCcgttgatggatggatgagcTTGCATTTCTGTTTCTAACCctaaagcaacacacacacacaacataccGGGCTTTAGTTTGAACGGACAACTgccgattgcatactttcaggcggttttttcttctgtcaaAGCCGTTACGGAACCGCATCGAGcacgtgtttttgttgttgttttgctaacCCGGAGAACACACGGGAAAAATTACTCCAAAAAAGATgtacaggcacacacacacacacgcatcgctTGGCAAATTTTTGCTTTCTGTTTTGCATCTATGTGcgcctttttcctgtttttgttttctcgatTAACCTTTTCTTTAGTTCATTAAATCTGTTACAAATCTAGCGTTATATGTTGCCCCCCCGGTACATGTTTCGCTCGCTCTAAATTCTTACAAAATGTATTCAAATGGTTTTCCACCGCTTTTCCGCTGCTTTGGGATGGCTTTGCAGTTTAGAAGCTTGCCCGTTGAACCTGCATCGTTCCATTGTTCCGAATTTTTTGCAATGCGTTTCCCACTCGTTGAAAGATTTAAGCACAATTAAGAGCGCGCGCTTCTATTATCATCGTCCTGATTGCAAATTGAATTAATGTCAATTAGCCTCATCACTTTTTGCACCAGCTCTCCTCTTTGTATGCGTATTAACGCTTCTATGCTTCCCGTTGCTTCCGCTCTAATTTTCGTTGTACAATAGATTCGGATACCGTCAGCCACCCAAGATTTAATACAAAGCGCCCACCAACAACTCGGCAGGAAGAGCTTATTTCTCTAATCGTAAAAGGGATGTATGTGTGGTGCTTCGCTTTATTTGCCACCCCACGTTGACGATGGCGACAGCGACCTGAATTTATGTATCATTCTGTCTTGCTTTCTTCAGCTTCTTCAGCACCGAAACGCGTGTGATGGGgagagcaaaacgaaaaaacgatGGAACTAAAAACGATAGCAATTAGGCGATAAGAAGCGAGCTACTAAGCCAGGGGCATTCGAGTAGTTGTGGCACGTCCCTGTGTTTCTGGCCGGTGGCaaagtttttttccctttaGCATCCCCACCACCATGGAACGCTCCTCTCCCCAGATTCATTGTTCCACGGTGGAGGGTTAGGACAAATTAGAGCACACCAGCACACGAGCGAAGGATACAATTTTATGGGTCTGCTTTTGCTGCACGCTGACACACAGGCTGGCTGCGCACCACAGCTGCTGCAACGGTTTATTCCTTGCGGCTAATCTATCTCTTCTGGCTTTGCTTTGTCCAACCACGGCTTGTGTGCACACCATTTGTGGGTCAACGTTTTCACATATTAATTAAAACCGTTTCCTGCCCCGTCTCCCATCCTAGCAGTTTCGCATCTCGCTCGCCAGTGCTTAAGTTGGGTCAGCAAAATCTCGCTTTAAGATAGTCTTGCAACTCCTCCCTATTTTGCCTCctacttttttttactctcgCTTCGCTATTGGGGATGTTATTTTTGCCAATTGCGCCAAACCCAGACCTGCAGCACCGCTCGAAGCTGATAATCGATTATTTATCCGTGTTTGTGCATTTAAATGAAGCACTTGCGTGCACGCTGAAACTAAACAGAGGAACAAGGCCGATCACCTCTTTCCCAATGATCTTCACCCGCATTGATCGCTGTTCACCCTCTAtctaataaacaaaaatactgAACATATTACCGACGGTTAATAAAGTCTCCACTCCGGGTTTTCCGTACCCTGCTGCACTCTTGCGATCGCCTGTCCTTCCTCTGTCGACACTactctgctgctgttgacgcGCTTgcactcatcatcatcctacGCAAAATCGAACGATATATCGGGCCACCGGCGTGAATCGTGCTTCCCTTTCGCGGCAGCCGCAtactggtgctgttgctgctgatgaagcTGATCCGGCGCCGGCTCGTTCCACCGACCCTAATGGAGCCGATGGCCATCGTCGTGGCTCATGCACGTTTCCCAGCGCGAATGCTTTTCCGGCGTTAGGTGCGTTATCTGCACGTGGATGGCCTGCACCTTCTCGTACTTGGGCGGTATCGAGCAGAGCCGATAGCTAACCTCGTCCCCGGGCAGCGGCACGTACTCACCCTCGATGCTGAATCGAACGGGAAGGTCGGATTATTGCATCAAggttaccaaaaaaaaaacacacacacacacacacacagacagacaggcgATACATACTCGGAAATGTGCACAAAGATGTCGTCACCGCCGGCATTCGGCGTGATGAAACCGTGGCCTTTGCTTCTGCTGAACGACTTCACCTTGCCCTCCTCGATCGGGTTACGCATCGCACGGTCAGATCTGTTGGAAAGGGAGAAatagagaagaagaaatcgtCAGTTTAAAAATCAAAAGTCTGGTggacattttaaaatttacaaaGGAAGAATAAAAGGTAAAGCTTATCCAAACACTACCTGTCGTTCTGTTCAATATTGACACAAAAGAACACAGGAAACGCGAGATCagtccttttttcttctacgaACAAATGGTTTCTAGCGAAAGTACACACGGATGATGCAGTGGATGCGCGCCACTTCAAATACATCTCGCAAAAGCTTCTGTTTTTCCGCCTCCCAGGCAGCCGTCATAAACTTAAAACTTCATTAGGCGCAAGCAAAAACTACTCCATTCTTCTTGgcatgatttgatttgatgacgGTAAACTACTGCTAAAAGGGAAGCATCGTACCGGGCTTTTCGCCCAGCAAGTTTGATGGATATGCGTACAAGCAATCTGCATCCTTCCGCTCCCCTGCTTTAGGTAGAATTAAGTTTTCATAGCTTCTTGCAGAGTTGCAGCACACGGGAGCATGTGTatgtgggaaaagttttattcCTGTCACCAGCATGCTCTCCGTCATCCAGttgtgatggagacgcccggtgttTTGTACGCGCGAGCGCATCTTCACTTCACTGCACTGCTGACGTGGCTTGCTGGCAATCTACCGTTGACGATATGCGACGGTGGCAATACCCGGTACCGCCAGTCACCGTGGGCAAACAATAATTATTGCTGAAAATTTTGTCACAATGTACAAACAGTTGCTGCCTTCGAAAATGGGACATCGTGGAATTTGGGCGACGCGAGGTGCTCTCATCGATGATTGAGCCAGTAATGctgttgttatttatttattataactTATCAAAACAGATGAAATTGAAGGAAGATTACATTTGAATCGAAAGGAGTCCTAATGGCGCAAGGAAATAAATGGCATTCCTGGCAAAATtgtgattaaaattaaaagagCTATTCAAGGCTGTTTCAACTTGGTTTGATGTTAACATctttatcttttttattttttttgtttgaatacTGTGAGCTTAGAGGTCTGGGACGGCTGAAGACATCTACAAATTATTCAGTATTTCTAGCAGACGCATCAACGCTATCTACGCCTCCTCAGTCGATGAAGACGGCTAAAAACGGCTTTATGGGTTTGGTCGCCAGGTGACCTTTTCATGACATGTCCACCGTACAGCTAAGAAGTCCCCCAAGGTCCTAAATTTTTTTACGCCCAGATAGACAATAGACTAATTGTATagaaatgtaaaaataaacatcatgccgtcatttttgttgttataaAGAAGGATTTAAGAGCAAATGGAAGCCACCGAGACACAAAACCTTAGAATTCTTACGTTGAATAGATTCTAGAAGAGTTGGTGAGTTGTAGGTCTTAAGTGGATAATAAACAGACTAAGCAGATCCTTGGGACTTGGAGCTGTGAAGAAGACCGACAGAAGCCGATCTTCTTAAACGCTGACTGTAGGGATCTAGGGCCCTTTCAGCACTTAGAAGACACTCCTCGAAGAGAGCATCATCTTTTTGTGTGAACCAGACCAAATTAAGGCATGCTCCTTGCTGCTGAATATATGGAAAGTGTTTCGAAAATTTTGGTTTATCAAGCGAAAGAATTCAAAAGCTAAAACTTAGAGCATCCTGATTATTGCCACTTGCTAACGTTACCTTTGTACAACCTTAAGACGTTCCATTTTATGCGCAAACAACTGTCGGCCCTTAAGAAACCTTCTCTTGAAGAAACGACTGTACAATGGCGCCGCAGACTACACTCCCCTTCCGCAGAATTCAACTAATTAAGCACAATAAAATGATGGCGCGCAATGCTTGTCGTATTTGGATGACAAACAACCAACACGTATCAAATTGCGACGAGCAACATGTTTGCTGAACAGTGGTAATTGataggtttgtttttctttttgttggaaggaaggaagccaAACATACCGAAACCAAAAAGACAGTTCGGAAATAAAAGCGATAACAGCAAAACGTTCTTCTATATCGATTTGGAGACGAACGCGTAAACATCTGCCATCAGTAGCGGTTGTCTAATTAGTGCCTAGCGTTGAGTTTTATCCATCAGCGTGTGACACTAACTGTGTGTGGCCTATTTGATGTACTATTCCGGGATCTTCTTTCAGGGAAGGTTCAGTATATTTACTGTTCAACTTTCCCCCACCATTTTATGTGTTGCACCGTTTACTCCTGCCTCTTAACTATAGGCAGTAAAGGGCTCTTAACCTCACGCTTGCCCGGCTTTAACAGCAATGATTGAAGTGCAGGAGCATAAGTGTTTTCCCCGAAATTATTTACACCAGGTTGATTTTACGCTATAATTCGCCTATATGAAAATGGAAATCGCTTAAAGCTTCTGGCACGATCAGCACAAAAGCTGTTCCCATTTAATGCTTCACCATTCAGCACACACAAGGGCCGCAGCAAAATATGGTCCCAAATATCCAACGTTGGTGGGAGGCGATTAGGcagcggacacacacacacacgcacacgttcgCTAATTACGTTATCTGCTCATCGCGAAACAAACAAGATTTATAGCGGCACCCACGCAAGCACTCACCGAAAACAAGTCAGGCTCAGGTGAAAAGTTGGGCGATCGTTAGATGCGTTGCCACATCAATCAGTGCGATGGCAGGCAGGGGTGCCGTGATTAAGTTAGCATAATTTACAAACAGGAATATCATTTTGATTATGAGCGAGTTTTTCGGTTTCATGATTGCCCATGCCAGAGTGACAGTGCAGGAACGAGCGATTATAATGGTAACAAAACAGCATTTCCgactgtgttttgttgttcttttataGCGTCCTAAATACTGGTCACGATGgtcgaagctgggactgtatagaACGTTTATAATCTCTaatactcacatacgcttccgtccaaaactgacgacaACCCTGTTAGCCGCATTCGAAACAAAGATTATCCCTTATGTTGCCCTTCCAGGAGCcgttacaatgacgagctctatgaGATGTACGGTGAACTTACTATCGTGCAGAAAATTATACTTGCCAAACTCCGGAGGGCttgtcacgtcatgagaatggcatcGGACGGCCTAGCCCTTAGAGTCTTTTAAGGCCGTCTTCATCAAGGCTCAAGTTCAGAAGTAATGATGAAGCCAGAAAGACCTGAAAATACTACCCAGCATCTTGAACTTTTTCAGGAGACCATGAAGTGACTATAgcacctgataagtaagtaagcaagAATGCAATTTCAGTGGCTTGAAAGTCGCTCTTCCTCTTCTTATTTCGCACTACAAACCTCAAGATCTAATTCTGTTCCAAAATCTAAAACCGTTCCATGTCTAATTCTgttaaagaaaacataaaaacaactATTACTAAAGTGCTTTCACTACAAGCAAAACGATCTCACCGATAAATTCCTCCAAATTCTACTCACTAAAACAACCCGTCCTTCTCGTTGCACTATAGCAATTTTAAGCGAGCAGCGTACAAAAAGCTAGGTGCAAGGTATTCGTGTAAACCTGCAAAGACAACAAGCTTCCTACCTACCGAACAGACGACAGtgtttaaaatgatttaaaaggacgaaaggaagaaagaaaaaaa is part of the Anopheles stephensi strain Indian unplaced genomic scaffold, UCI_ANSTEP_V1.0 ucontig283, whole genome shotgun sequence genome and harbors:
- the LOC118516381 gene encoding cold shock domain-containing protein CG9705-like; this encodes MSSSIQITADDKPATGLITPTKTPAPPVSSIPSSPSHLQLPSPIITRRTRTASTSDRAMRNPIEEGKVKSFSRSKGHGFITPNAGGDDIFVHISDIEGEYVPLPGDEVSYRLCSIPPKYEKVQAIHVQITHLTPEKHSRWETCMSHDDGHRLH